The Elaeis guineensis isolate ETL-2024a chromosome 3, EG11, whole genome shotgun sequence region AGACAACTCTAGAAGACAATCCTAGGATGGTAATATTGGACCAAAATTTAGTGACAAAAATACCTCTtggttcaataaaaaaaattagtatatcaatatatctaacatattatatcaatattatatattatattattattatcatatcataatttatttataattttaaaatataataaaaatatattattatactttatatttatattataatttttttatatattacttctatttatcttatttttttaattttcttaatcaaaataagTACTGATATTGAAATAATtacatatattataaaaaaatattaattctataataataattaatatatttttataaaattaataaatatcattttatgttatatattaataatggatcttaatatattttatataagtgataaatataatttatagaaTATATGAAggataatttaaatattatacaGTTAGTGATTTTGAATTTCCATCGAATactaaataaattattataaatatctgaaaatttttaattaCTGAAATATAACATACTAAACATGATGATCTTagataatcaaaaatcaaattatcCTTGGATAAAGATCATCAGTGATCTAAGATCATCTAATCTCATCTGGATCACCAAACATCAACTTAAAAGACAAAACTAAGGCCCAATATGCCAAGCATTCTACCCCAGACACAAAAACCATCAAATAGCTTTAATTTGAAGAACAATGCGCAACCATCCATCTTTTGTCATGTACATTCTGTTCATCATCTCAGAATCAATGCTCATTGTCACATTGTAGTACCTGAAGCTTTACTTTTCTACATATCTTTGAGGGACGTGTTTGGTTGCGCTTTCATCGTTCGAGATGCTGGTATGAAGATAAATGCCCTTGACGAGAACATCAGGATCATATACAAAAGGTTAAGATTAACTGCTAGAAATACAAATGAGTACGTGACGTTAGAGATGAAGATGCAAACGCCTACTAGAAGCTTATTAATTTGTTCAACCGAAATAGCCAAGACTTTATGCAACACTGGTATTTGCCTTGAAACAATACCCTCTACAAGTTAATTGATTTAAATGGTTTTCAAAATCTAATAAACATATCGCAAGGATGAGGAAAAATTGAAAAGGAACAAACCAATTCCAATAAATAACATGTCAGTTGACATGAGCGTGATCAAAGAGCAACAGTCTCTAGTTCTTGGATCATCAACTACTTAGATCTCTTTGTACAAAAATTTGCAATCAGTCCAACTAAAGAAACAGAAACAAAAGGAATGGCAATGAACTAATCCAATTCCATGAAAATCCTTCGCCTAAGCATAAGACAAAATTGGGTGTGCCATGCAGCAAGCTTCATCATCGAAAAAAGGAAGCACATCCCCCCTCAGAAGTCCACATTCAATCCAATTTTCAATTCCAAGGCTTCTGATCCAAGATCACTCtgaacaaaaagaagagagatcatGAACTACAAGAATAGCAGACTCAATAGCAGGACTCCGAAGATTTGAAAGAGCAACTTGGTGTCATGGAAACTGTGAGGGGAGGCAGATTCAGCCGAGGTGGAATTTGATGCAGGTGCCAGCGATGTGCCATTAAAGAAGGTGCCATTCTTTCCACCACTGCACGAGAAACAATAACACATCCCAATTTCATGGCTGTAAAGCCGGACTGACTTCCAAAAGCATGTAACTTATAATGATCTCCAAAAGTAAACGCAATAACTCTTAGATCCAAAACAATATGACCCCCATAGCTCAAGATAGCCGAATCTCAAAAGACTAAAACATCTAAGAGAACAAGAAGAGAGTACAAACTCTTAAGCACCAAGGCCTAAAGGCAGTCACAGAGTTACTTTTATCACATAAGCCAACTGAAGGAAGAAAAAACAGATTCTGAAGCATAGTTTTCAAATAAACAGAGGTTAGCCTAGTCACTGTTGACCAGATCACCGTAAACAATGTCCTGTTAGAAGCGTTATCAAGGTAACTAAGTTGTGTTTTCAATGTTAATGAATTCTTACTTTATGATGCACTGGGTGAGACATTTGTTATATGAATCTCATATCGGATTTTGACACTTCAAACCAACTCCACAAACAAAGGGGTCTCCGTCAGTATAAGAACTCTAAGAACATTAGCATATCATAAAGCatctttgattttatcaaatgatTCAAAACCCCATTCAATATATAAGACAAAATATCTTAGCCATTTAACCGACCAGAATAGAAGGAAGAGGAAAGGGTATACAATTTTCTCTCCCATTTCTTTTTGATCTTAAGTAGTATAAATATCAAAGAAAATGCCAGACTCCAGGCCAATCGTAAGATTTACATGACCTATATTACTTTCTATTCAAATTAAGTCATCAAAGTGAGCTGTCTGACTATACCCATATGGTTTATGTAACTTTTGGTCTTTTCTAATGAAAATATGAATGACTTCATAGGATAATATACAAGGATCACACCTACAGGCCAGGCCAACAAAGCTAAATGATTGCAAATGGCTTTTACTTCTACCATCTAAAATATttgttttcagaaaaaaaaaaaaaaaaaattgcatacaAGAAACTGATACTATATATTAACACTATTGAGTCATAAGCAATTTGACATTTTCTTAGGTTAAAGCGACATACCTTCCAGGAAATACACAGCCATCATGACCTGCATCAAAAGAAATACCCAGATATAAACAACTGGCATAATTTGATCTTGCATCCTAAGAATAAGTACATAAATTTTATCAATCAAATGCCTTTCTGAAGCAATATCTTTCATGGCACAATTCTAAATTAGTCGCATACATACTCAAATTGTATGCACATAGGCATTTTCAAATGAGTTAATCTTCTACATACAAGAATACAGCAGAAGTGCTAAACTACTGAAGTTTAATAACTAATATGAAACAAAATGCATGTTCTTATTACACCAATTTTAGATAGTTCAGATGTGTAATTCTTTTGcgcttatataataaaaatatgatatggCTCATGTAAGATTTGgggcaaaaaaataataataataataactaccATTGCTATaccaaacaaaaataaatagtgCCCGCATGCTATATATATGTTTCTGCATACCCTGTAATAGACGCTCACAGGCATACTTGTTCCACCATTGCAATGGAGCAGATATTTCCCATTGCTAGTTTAGTGGTGAATGGTGATATACCATTATAGAGCTTCATGCTATATCACTATAGAGTTGATGCATGGATTCCTGGAGTGTGCCCCGAGGTTTATACATGAACTCGGCAACATAATGTTAGTCATCAAACTAATGACTAAAGGCATGCTGATTTTGTATAGAAAAACACTAAATTTAATACCAATTTAAGTGGTGGGTGGGGTGCCGGATGCAAATTTCTGGCAACAAGAGGgtggaaaaaataatttcaaattgaaTGTTCAATAACAGAGAGAGCTTCCTTACTTGGATCAGTGGTAGTAACGGTGGCAACCCCATTGAAGTAGCACGTCCCCGAACTCATCCCCATCCCACGGTAATACGCATTGAACGCATACGTCGCATGCGCCTCCACCGTGTCAGGATCATAGCATCGTTGCCCCTGCATCAGCACCGAGCAGTCCACCTTCCCCGGCCCACACGCCCAGTCGAGCGCCGCCTGCAGCATCTTTGCATCCGCCCCATCCCTCGCGATGCAGTACGTCTGGTTCGTCGTGTCATTCGCCAGCAACACCCCCGACCCGGTGAGGTGCAGCGTGTACACGGGCACCCCACTGGCATCGAAGAGCCCCCAGTTGCGCTCCGACAGCGTCCCGGGCCGCTGGTCCTCGTCGTAGAGCTCGTAGATGTAGGTCGGGACGGGGACGCCCGGGTGCTTGGGGGTGCCGGTGCTGTTGAGCACGTGACGGATAAGGTTGCTGTTGTAGGTGTCCGCGTTGTCGGCGGTGGCATCGGGCTCTTCCGAGGGGTCCCCCTTGTGGGGCCAGCCGGACTCGAGGACGACGACGGGGACGTTGGTGATGTTCAGATAAGCCATGGCGAAGTAAGCGGCGTCGACGATGGCGTCGAAGACGTTGGTGTAGTGAAGCAGAGTGTTGGCGTCGACCGCTTCCTTGTTGGGCGGCAGCGGGCGGAAGAGCGCGTAGTCGAGAGGGATGACGCCGTTGGACTGCATGTAGTCGTAGTAAGGGTAGACGTTGAGCATGAGGTAGGAGCCGGTGGACTGGAGGAACTTGAGCATAGGGGAGATGACGGGGTCGAGGGAGCGGTTGAAGAAGGCCTGGGAAGGGGGGAAGGAGTCGAGGATGATGGAGGAGGAGTGGGGAGTGGAGACTTTGATCTGGCGGTCGAGGTTGGCGGCGACGAGGGCGGAGTGGACGTAGCGGAGGGCCGGGACGAGGAGAGGGGCGGCGTTGGGGAGGGCGGTGAGGACCTCGGAGCCGACGGCCACCGCGGTGATGTTGACGGTGGGGACGTGGGCGACGACGTTGCGGGCGACCCAGTTGGCGGCGGTGGCGTTGGACTGGCCGACGGCGAGGAGCTGATCGTTGGGGACGGAGACGGTGACGCGGATGCCGGTGTTGGCGAGCGCCGCCAGCATGGCCGCGTCCGCATCGTACAGCCGCACGTGCCGGATCTGCTGCGACTTCAGCAGCGCCACCACTTGAGTCGGCGACGGCATGTCCGACAGCGCCGTCCCGATGTTCGCCCCAATGTACGCCCCTGCGCACGTTAGTCCAAAGCCCTCAGCAAATGCTAAAATGCGCAAATGTAATAAAAAAACCTTTTGAAATCAAATAAACCAGTAAGTGACATGTTTATTATTTGAAGAGAAAGATAGAaactcaccaaaaaaaaaataaagagagaaagatagaaacttaccaaaaaaaaaataaagagagaaagatagaaaagcaaggaaaaaaaaactaaaaaaagggACTCGATCGTGATGATATATCTGCTAACGTGGTCCAGCGGAACAGCAATCGAAGACTAGCTGTCGAGCAACAAACTGATCCGGGAGACAACTGGGTACGGGCGCCACGTGCAACCAGAATGGTGATAACAGTTTCGTGAAAGCAAACTGCACAGACATGTCTATGAGAGTCCCGAGATCCGCCGTCTATTTCTAATCCCAGGGCTCGAATCGTCGGAACGATATAAGGTGACCAGATCACCGTCTATTCACGCATGGGCCCATATCATCGGATTGATAGATATCGCATTTCCATAGGAGCGTCTGATCGACTCCCGGGTCCCCACAGAGGCGCGATGGGATCGGATCTCGAGGACGAGCGGAAGAAGCGGAAACCATACTGCCGCTTTCGCAAGCATACGAAGACAACAATAAAGCCAATGAGACAAAGCAATAAAACAAATTTACCAGATAAGAAACCAATTGTTTATTGATCCAGGCAATCCAACACGATGATTATTGGCCGTTGATTAAAGCCGGTCGATGATAATGGGACACGGAGAGGAAGCGGGAGCACGTCACCAACACATGTCACATAAAGTCGGCGAACGGACGTCTTTCCGACTTCGAATCGCCCCAAGATTTGAATTCTTGCCCCCACTGTACGCCCACGTTATTTCGCTGTCGATCCGCCATTGATTCCTTTAAGCAAACAACAAACTTTCAAAACTAAGGTTAGACAAGATGCCTCCATTGGTATGCTTGAGGGGCCTGCGAATCTACTGCTCCCAAATGTGCTCACGGTGGCTGAGGAATTTATTGTTGTTACATAATGATCGGTCTCTTTGATTTTATGTTCTAAAAGAGATTCGCTGCAGAGCCCGGACCCACTTCACCGCAGGTCCGCAGCACACAATAGTCACCATCGCATCACAAACATGAGTCAACTCGTTCCAGTCACACCAACTCGGCTCAAAGAAAAAGAGTGATTACTCTGAAAATTTTTTACGTTAACTACCTACCTAAACAATTTAATATACTTTTATATTATACCCCGCGATGGCATAGCATCAACCAATCACCCCAAAATCATATAAAAAGGTGGTGGTTTTCCAACGTGCATGGATTAAAACTTACCGAATCCCGACCACTCCAGAAAAATGTGGGTTACCATCCTTTCGtgaaacatatatttatatatatatggagaGACAGATAGAGATATTAGTTGATAGCACAGCATCAACCACTCACCCCAAATCAAATAGAAAGATGGTGGTTTTCTAACATGGATTAAAACTTCCCGACcgactcccaaaaaaaaaaaaatatcggtGTCACCATCCTCGTTTGGAATATATAATAGTTTGTAGTTATGCAAGATCTGGAACAAGAAATGATAGCTGACTTGATACTCCACCCGCCAACGAGGAACCTACCCaaggtccttttttttttttttacttttgggTAAAGGTCGGTCCTATGTTCACTGCATGCAATAAAGAAGGCCAAAcatttttcttatcaaaaaaaaaaaaaaggacgcaCATTTTTGACAATCCACCAGCTCAGAAAACCTAGCAAGTTACATTGGCCAaagtaaattaaatctaataaacaCATCTAGCCATGATGGGGAAATACGGTGagctaaagaagaaaaaaatccacATCAATCAGCCCAAAGACTAATGCTTTTTCcgcaaaataaaacaaaagactCCATCCTATAAGTCTACAACAACACTGGACTGAAGTAATACTGTAAATGGAAACAAATAAAGCGACAAATCTGTAGGACATCTGAATCTTCGAATAGATGAGCTCGAGAGGAGAGGACTGTGACAAAGCCCTACCTCTCAGCTAACATTTCTCGCAAAATCCAAAAATgccgaagaaaaaaaaatacgaaCAAGTAAAGAGTAAGAAATCTGTCTGAAATCAAATAGCTTGAAGAATGAATCGAACGCAAACAaaaggagaaaagagaaagaTTTTGACATCAGAGAAGAAGAGAATCCGCACCTTCGTCCGCATAAACCACCGAGATCGCCAGAAGCAAGAGGAGAAGCGGCGCCATCGATTCCCCTTCAAAAGAAGAACACTTCGTCCTTCCAATCACATAAAGCAATCGGGTAATGGGGACTAGAATAGGTAAAAGATAGGAAATCGAGAAATCGAAGAAATCACCGGAGAAGAAGAACAGCGGAGAAAACAAAGCACGAAGAGGGAAAAAGAGCCCCTTTTCTCCTCCCCTTGACCGAAGAAATCTAAAGAACAAGAATAAAAATATCAGTAGAAGAagcgagaagaagagagaaatctAAGAAGAGAAGAATGTTTTGGAAAAAAGAGGCCTTTTTCCCCCTGGTTTGAGTTGAGTTGGGTGGAACAAAACAGAGGAGAATATGGTAAAGGCGAGACTTTTATGGAAGTGGG contains the following coding sequences:
- the LOC105041086 gene encoding glucan endo-1,3-beta-glucosidase 3 → MAPLLLLLLAISVVYADEGAYIGANIGTALSDMPSPTQVVALLKSQQIRHVRLYDADAAMLAALANTGIRVTVSVPNDQLLAVGQSNATAANWVARNVVAHVPTVNITAVAVGSEVLTALPNAAPLLVPALRYVHSALVAANLDRQIKVSTPHSSSIILDSFPPSQAFFNRSLDPVISPMLKFLQSTGSYLMLNVYPYYDYMQSNGVIPLDYALFRPLPPNKEAVDANTLLHYTNVFDAIVDAAYFAMAYLNITNVPVVVLESGWPHKGDPSEEPDATADNADTYNSNLIRHVLNSTGTPKHPGVPVPTYIYELYDEDQRPGTLSERNWGLFDASGVPVYTLHLTGSGVLLANDTTNQTYCIARDGADAKMLQAALDWACGPGKVDCSVLMQGQRCYDPDTVEAHATYAFNAYYRGMGMSSGTCYFNGVATVTTTDPSHDGCVFPGSGGKNGTFFNGTSLAPASNSTSAESASPHSFHDTKLLFQIFGVLLLSLLFL